One Bartonella sp. TP genomic window carries:
- the fabI gene encoding enoyl-ACP reductase FabI, with product MANKLLDGKKGLILGLANQHSIAWGIAKAAAAAGAQLGFTYQGEALKKRVEPLASQVGGVVFGACDVSDCDSIDALFDQVETQWGKLDFLVHAIGFSDKNELTGRYVETSLANFLNTMHISVYSFTAITRRGMKLMQNGGSILTLSYYGAEKVMPHYNVMGVAKAALEASVKYLAVDLGPQKIRVNAISAGPIKTLAASGIGDFRYILKWNEYNSPLRKTVDIDEVGDSALYFLSDLSRGVTGEVHHVDSGYHVVGMKAVDAPDISVV from the coding sequence ATGGCGAATAAGTTATTAGATGGAAAAAAGGGTTTAATATTAGGTTTAGCGAATCAGCATTCTATAGCGTGGGGCATTGCAAAAGCCGCTGCTGCTGCAGGGGCTCAGTTGGGCTTTACCTACCAAGGCGAAGCGTTAAAAAAACGTGTAGAGCCTTTAGCTAGCCAAGTTGGTGGTGTTGTGTTTGGAGCCTGTGACGTTTCTGATTGTGATTCTATAGATGCTCTTTTCGATCAGGTAGAAACGCAGTGGGGTAAATTAGATTTTTTAGTGCATGCCATAGGCTTTTCAGATAAAAATGAGCTTACAGGACGTTATGTTGAAACGAGCTTAGCTAATTTTTTAAATACTATGCATATTTCCGTTTATTCTTTTACAGCCATAACAAGGCGCGGCATGAAGCTTATGCAAAATGGAGGCTCTATACTAACGCTTTCTTATTACGGTGCAGAAAAGGTTATGCCTCATTATAATGTTATGGGGGTAGCTAAAGCTGCTTTAGAGGCTAGTGTAAAATATTTAGCTGTTGATTTAGGACCACAAAAAATAAGAGTAAACGCGATTTCAGCCGGGCCTATAAAGACTTTAGCAGCTTCTGGCATAGGAGACTTTCGTTATATTTTAAAATGGAATGAATATAACTCGCCTTTGCGCAAAACCGTTGATATTGATGAAGTTGGAGATTCGGCTTTATACTTTTTATCCGACTTATCTAGAGGCGTAACGGGAGAAGTTCATCATGTTGATAGCGGCTATCATGTTGTGGGGATGAAGGCTGTTGATGCACCTGATATTTCTGTGGTTTAG
- the hemB gene encoding porphobilinogen synthase: MFPSLRLSRLRRSPTLRALVQETHLQKTNFIYPVFVEETAEQNTAIAALPGQSRIAENNLGKHLKNLYTLGIKAVILFGVTQNKDTKGSNSLNKNGFLARIVKIAKDSAPEMLIITDNCFCEYTEHGHCGILTAQGYIDNDASIKLLAEQAVICAEAGCDMVAPSAMLDGQIQAIRVALDKHGFEHIPIMSYAIKFASSFYGPFRHAAKSAITNNNVLDNRKTYQMDMANANEALQEAILDEKEGADILMVKPAGLYLDVITKLRDLTYLPVAAYQVSGEYSAIKFACAAGLLDENAAILESLTAIKRAGASIIISYFTPQITQLLQD; encoded by the coding sequence ATGTTTCCCTCGCTAAGATTAAGCAGGCTGCGTAGAAGCCCTACCTTGCGCGCTTTGGTGCAAGAAACACATCTACAAAAGACTAATTTTATTTATCCAGTTTTTGTTGAAGAAACAGCAGAGCAAAACACTGCTATAGCTGCTCTACCTGGGCAAAGTAGAATAGCAGAAAATAATTTAGGAAAACATTTAAAAAATCTCTATACGCTCGGCATAAAAGCAGTAATATTATTTGGCGTTACCCAAAATAAAGATACAAAGGGCAGCAACAGTCTAAATAAAAACGGCTTCTTAGCGCGCATAGTTAAAATAGCTAAAGATAGTGCTCCAGAAATGTTAATTATTACAGATAACTGCTTTTGCGAATATACTGAGCACGGACATTGTGGTATTTTAACAGCACAAGGATATATAGATAATGATGCCAGCATAAAACTATTAGCCGAACAAGCTGTGATATGTGCCGAAGCTGGCTGTGATATGGTGGCTCCCTCCGCTATGCTAGACGGACAAATACAAGCTATAAGGGTGGCTTTGGATAAACACGGATTTGAACATATACCGATTATGTCTTATGCAATTAAATTTGCTTCTAGCTTTTACGGCCCTTTTCGCCATGCCGCAAAATCTGCAATAACTAATAATAACGTCTTAGACAATCGTAAGACCTATCAAATGGATATGGCTAACGCAAATGAGGCTCTACAAGAAGCAATCCTTGATGAAAAAGAAGGCGCGGATATACTTATGGTAAAGCCTGCAGGACTATATCTAGACGTAATAACAAAGTTACGTGACCTTACCTATCTCCCGGTAGCAGCGTATCAGGTAAGCGGAGAATATAGTGCTATCAAATTTGCCTGTGCAGCTGGTCTGTTAGACGAAAACGCCGCAATATTAGAAAGTTTGACGGCTATAAAAAGAGCCGGGGCTTCTATAATAATAAGCTATTTTACACCGCAAATCACACAGCTATTACAGGACTAG
- the hemA gene encoding 5-aminolevulinate synthase, whose translation MYDYQRAFATNIATLKTENRYRIFAKLLRDSRKFPKAKYFLEQETSKEVTIWCSNDYLGQGCNQHVIRAMCKAAKETGTGAGGTRNISGNSYYHYLLEQTLANYHEKQAALLFSSGYVANEAAITGLVQALPGCVIFSDQKNHASIITGIKSSRAAKHVFKHNDLIELEKLLNQYSINIPKLIVFESVYSMDGDFGRIVEISELAKKYNALTYLDEVHAVGMYGKTGAGLAQLYNASNKIDIIQATLGKAIGCVGGYIAANDLLIDVIRSNASGFIFTTSIPPAIAAASLASINYLQSEAGDKLRQKQQKNAKTLKIMLKNSNLPIIETNSHIIPLMVNDSSKCNKLSQALLDKYNIYLQPINYPTVEKGFERLRITPTPLHSQTMIEELVIALQELWKELHLPYAE comes from the coding sequence ATGTATGATTATCAACGCGCCTTTGCCACTAATATAGCTACATTAAAAACTGAAAATCGCTATAGAATATTTGCAAAATTACTTAGAGATTCAAGAAAATTTCCCAAAGCTAAATATTTTTTAGAACAAGAAACAAGCAAAGAAGTTACCATATGGTGCTCAAATGATTATTTGGGCCAAGGCTGTAACCAGCATGTAATAAGAGCAATGTGCAAAGCTGCCAAAGAAACTGGCACTGGCGCTGGTGGCACACGCAATATTTCAGGCAATAGCTATTATCATTACTTGCTTGAGCAAACATTAGCTAATTATCATGAAAAACAAGCAGCACTATTGTTTAGCTCTGGCTATGTAGCCAATGAAGCAGCAATTACTGGGCTGGTACAGGCTTTACCCGGCTGTGTAATATTTTCAGATCAAAAGAATCACGCTTCTATAATTACAGGCATAAAATCTAGCCGCGCTGCTAAACATGTTTTTAAACATAATGACTTAATAGAGCTTGAAAAACTTTTAAACCAATATTCCATAAATATACCCAAGCTTATAGTTTTTGAAAGCGTCTATTCAATGGATGGTGATTTTGGCCGGATAGTTGAAATTTCAGAGCTAGCCAAAAAATATAACGCGTTAACCTACCTAGATGAGGTACATGCCGTTGGAATGTATGGCAAAACAGGTGCTGGGCTAGCTCAATTATATAATGCTAGTAATAAAATCGATATCATACAGGCAACGCTGGGTAAAGCAATTGGATGCGTCGGCGGCTACATTGCAGCAAACGATTTACTAATAGACGTAATACGCTCAAACGCGAGTGGGTTTATCTTTACCACCTCTATCCCGCCTGCTATAGCTGCAGCTAGTTTGGCTAGTATAAATTATTTACAAAGCGAAGCTGGAGATAAACTAAGACAGAAGCAGCAAAAAAACGCAAAAACATTAAAAATTATGTTAAAAAATAGCAATTTGCCAATAATTGAAACCAATTCACATATTATACCGCTAATGGTAAATGATTCTTCCAAATGTAATAAATTAAGCCAGGCATTGCTGGATAAGTATAATATCTACCTACAGCCTATAAATTACCCTACAGTAGAAAAAGGTTTTGAAAGACTGCGTATAACGCCAACTCCACTGCACAGCCAAACAATGATAGAAGAGTTGGTAATAGCCCTGCAGGAATTATGGAAAGAGCTGCATCTACCCTACGCTGAATAA
- a CDS encoding copper chaperone PCu(A)C, whose protein sequence is MTKQLTKTYLLAIAVIASLFSVSGAVAQEAKKASVVVEAPWARASHAGVKTAGGYVHLVNNGDKDDFLVAVKSPIAAKIQLHKMALVNNIMKCKLLQHPILVKAHSDFTLKPGAFHIMFMDLKKPLVKGETFPAVFFFKHSAPVNATFVVGGMDEVSAPVLAKEPVAVITTTTKTVSK, encoded by the coding sequence ATGACAAAACAATTAACAAAAACATATCTATTGGCCATAGCAGTAATTGCTTCGCTTTTTAGTGTAAGCGGCGCGGTTGCTCAAGAAGCAAAAAAAGCTTCTGTTGTTGTTGAAGCACCATGGGCCAGAGCTTCTCATGCTGGTGTTAAAACCGCTGGCGGCTATGTGCATTTGGTAAATAATGGAGATAAGGACGATTTTCTAGTAGCCGTTAAATCTCCAATTGCAGCCAAGATACAATTGCATAAAATGGCTTTGGTTAACAATATCATGAAGTGCAAACTATTGCAGCATCCGATTTTGGTTAAAGCGCATAGCGACTTTACTTTAAAGCCAGGTGCTTTTCACATTATGTTTATGGACCTGAAGAAACCGCTTGTAAAAGGTGAAACTTTTCCAGCTGTGTTTTTCTTCAAGCATAGCGCTCCTGTGAATGCAACTTTTGTTGTTGGTGGTATGGACGAGGTTTCTGCTCCAGTGTTAGCTAAAGAACCAGTTGCAGTAATAACAACGACAACAAAAACAGTATCTAAGTAA
- a CDS encoding DnaJ C-terminal domain-containing protein, translating into MLNPYSVLGVSKTASEKEIKSAFRKLAKQYHPDHNPNDKSAQDNFAKINQAYEILGDAKKRAQFDRGEIDGDGKPGFQGFTGKANPFNSAGSSGGFNFKSERGFDASDILRDIFGAAGASDSAFGMGANSSIKAADIAAETSISLQQLIANEKIDVRLPNGKALKIQLPKYLEDGQVIRLRGQGERQAFGPSGDALITIKIKKDPLFEVKGRDLYMDLPIQLKDAVQGGKISVASIDGTLAISIPEWSSSGKLFRLKGKGLPTKIGGRADLYIRLLIMLPDKQDKKLKALFNEDK; encoded by the coding sequence ATGTTAAATCCATATTCGGTTTTAGGAGTTAGCAAAACTGCAAGTGAAAAAGAAATAAAGTCGGCCTTTAGAAAACTTGCTAAGCAATACCACCCGGACCATAACCCAAATGATAAATCTGCGCAGGATAACTTTGCAAAAATTAACCAGGCTTATGAAATTCTAGGGGATGCTAAAAAAAGGGCGCAATTTGACCGAGGGGAAATAGATGGCGACGGTAAGCCGGGCTTTCAGGGCTTTACCGGTAAAGCTAATCCGTTTAACTCCGCTGGCTCTTCTGGCGGTTTTAATTTTAAATCTGAGCGTGGATTTGATGCTAGTGATATTTTACGAGATATTTTTGGTGCAGCTGGTGCTAGTGACTCTGCTTTTGGTATGGGGGCAAATAGTTCTATAAAGGCTGCTGATATAGCAGCGGAAACCTCTATAAGTTTGCAACAATTGATAGCTAACGAAAAAATAGATGTTCGTTTGCCAAATGGTAAAGCATTAAAAATACAATTACCTAAATATTTAGAAGATGGCCAGGTGATTCGCTTGCGTGGCCAGGGAGAAAGGCAGGCATTTGGGCCTAGCGGTGATGCGCTGATTACAATAAAAATTAAAAAAGATCCGCTTTTTGAAGTAAAAGGCCGTGATTTATATATGGATCTTCCTATACAACTCAAGGATGCAGTGCAAGGTGGCAAAATCTCAGTAGCGTCGATAGACGGCACTTTGGCAATTTCTATACCTGAATGGTCAAGCTCTGGTAAGTTATTTCGTTTAAAGGGCAAAGGTTTGCCTACCAAAATTGGTGGTCGGGCGGATTTATATATACGACTTTTAATTATGTTGCCAGATAAGCAAGATAAAAAATTAAAAGCTCTTTTCAACGAGGATAAATAA
- the pdxH gene encoding pyridoxamine 5'-phosphate oxidase translates to MENNDPFSLFNKWYEEACEVEPSDPNAMALATVNETGYPNVRIVLLKEFSREGFIFYTNFESAKGRELLKTLKAAAVFHWKSLAKQIRIQGDVETINNEQADQYFHSRPRLSQIGAWASKQSRSLESEHALEKNLAYYTTKFAIGPITRPPYWSGFRIIPKRIEFWQEGKFRLHKRSVFIRQGSNNWINEKLYP, encoded by the coding sequence ATGGAAAATAATGATCCTTTCAGCCTATTTAATAAATGGTATGAGGAAGCTTGCGAAGTAGAGCCTAGCGACCCCAATGCAATGGCCCTAGCCACCGTAAATGAAACTGGCTACCCTAATGTACGCATAGTATTGCTAAAGGAATTCAGCCGGGAAGGATTTATTTTTTACACTAATTTTGAAAGCGCAAAAGGCAGAGAACTACTTAAAACCTTAAAAGCAGCTGCGGTTTTTCATTGGAAATCGCTTGCAAAACAAATAAGGATACAAGGCGATGTTGAAACTATTAACAATGAACAAGCCGACCAATATTTCCACTCTCGTCCCAGACTTAGCCAAATAGGGGCATGGGCCTCTAAGCAATCGCGCAGCTTGGAAAGCGAGCACGCGCTAGAAAAAAACCTAGCCTATTATACCACTAAATTTGCGATAGGTCCCATAACCCGTCCGCCATACTGGTCTGGCTTTAGAATCATACCAAAGAGGATAGAATTCTGGCAAGAGGGTAAATTTCGCTTGCATAAGCGCTCAGTTTTTATCAGGCAAGGCAGCAATAACTGGATCAACGAAAAATTATATCCTTAA
- the ubiA gene encoding 4-hydroxybenzoate octaprenyltransferase — MNIRANLVKDSCPKHWVYHYLPNNLIAYAQLARWDRPVGWQLLLAPCLVSLFLAFASEKALAAAAFTKVLYYALLFCFGAIAMRGAACTLNDIVDIDIDMQVERTQQRPLASGAISKAQAVIFMLLQCSVGLIILLQFNKLTIWLGLSSILVCIIYPFMKRITNCPQFFLGLAFGWGALLGWSALLNNLSVSAILLYCGCAFWIVGYDTIYACQDMRDDIKIGVGSTALLFKDNLVLAVGLFYSFFVLFLAAAFYSASVPYFAYIGLVAALFQLGWQIYKLDMYSESVCLRLFKTNVHTGLILCGALLLAALRI; from the coding sequence ATGAATATAAGAGCAAATTTGGTAAAAGATTCTTGTCCAAAGCATTGGGTATATCATTATTTGCCCAACAATCTTATAGCCTACGCACAGCTTGCGCGTTGGGATAGGCCTGTCGGCTGGCAGCTGCTTTTAGCACCGTGCTTAGTGTCTTTATTTTTAGCTTTTGCATCAGAAAAAGCTTTAGCTGCGGCAGCTTTTACTAAAGTTTTATATTATGCTTTGTTGTTTTGTTTTGGTGCTATAGCTATGCGTGGTGCTGCATGCACCTTGAATGATATAGTGGATATAGATATAGATATGCAGGTAGAGCGAACACAGCAACGACCCCTAGCCAGCGGTGCTATAAGCAAAGCCCAGGCTGTTATTTTTATGCTTTTGCAATGTTCGGTTGGGTTAATTATTTTGCTGCAATTTAATAAATTGACTATTTGGCTTGGCCTTTCTTCAATTTTAGTATGTATTATTTACCCTTTTATGAAAAGAATAACAAATTGCCCACAATTTTTTCTAGGCCTAGCTTTTGGCTGGGGGGCCTTGTTGGGTTGGTCTGCCTTGCTGAATAATTTATCTGTGTCCGCGATTTTATTATATTGTGGCTGTGCGTTTTGGATTGTTGGTTATGACACTATTTATGCGTGCCAAGATATGCGAGATGATATAAAAATTGGTGTTGGTTCCACAGCTTTATTATTTAAGGATAATTTGGTCTTAGCCGTTGGGTTATTTTATAGCTTTTTTGTATTATTCTTGGCCGCAGCATTCTATAGCGCTTCTGTACCATATTTTGCCTATATTGGTTTAGTCGCCGCTTTGTTTCAACTGGGCTGGCAAATATACAAGCTAGACATGTACAGCGAGTCGGTGTGTTTGCGTTTATTTAAGACGAATGTCCATACGGGCCTTATTTTATGCGGTGCTTTGCTTCTTGCAGCTTTAAGGATATAA
- the purD gene encoding phosphoribosylamine--glycine ligase yields MQINVLLIGSGAREHALAWKISGSALLRNLYCIGPNPGFIGLANIVNIAYDNINHNPIIELCKKNNIDLVVIGPEQPIINGLANALAQHKIAAFAPFQAAAKLESSKIFTKNLLANYMVPSPNFKAFYNKAEAKQFIANQPLPVVIKADGPALGKGTFVATTIEQANNAIEECTTKYGSAILIEEYLTGKEVSFFVLYDGKTPVSFGYARDYKKLYDNDKGPNTGGMGAYSSQDLLDSNQKQLIMSNIIHPTLTALRNIGLPYKGILFAGIMLTPSGPKLLEYNVRLGDPECQALLLRLNSDILQLFIATINGTLDSEEPNWYEYYSINIVLASKGYPYNSYPGKNIDLQDFIDKYNKLPNLHLFFGNIIQPNIHRAVLKPQGGRLLNIAAIGANLEEAQALAYRACADLDKYNLHYRKDIGKKL; encoded by the coding sequence ATGCAAATAAATGTTCTACTCATTGGCAGCGGCGCTAGAGAACATGCCTTGGCTTGGAAAATTAGTGGCTCTGCCTTATTAAGAAATCTATATTGCATTGGCCCTAATCCTGGTTTTATAGGCTTAGCAAACATAGTAAATATCGCCTATGATAACATAAACCACAACCCCATAATAGAATTATGCAAAAAAAATAACATTGACTTGGTAGTTATAGGCCCAGAGCAACCTATTATTAATGGCCTGGCCAATGCCTTGGCACAACACAAAATCGCGGCTTTTGCTCCTTTTCAAGCAGCGGCAAAGCTTGAAAGCTCAAAAATTTTTACCAAAAATTTATTAGCAAATTATATGGTACCCAGCCCAAATTTTAAAGCTTTCTATAACAAAGCAGAAGCAAAGCAGTTTATCGCAAATCAGCCCCTACCCGTAGTTATCAAGGCTGATGGACCAGCTTTGGGCAAAGGCACTTTCGTCGCCACAACTATAGAGCAAGCAAACAACGCCATTGAAGAATGCACGACAAAATACGGCTCAGCTATATTAATAGAAGAATATCTAACAGGAAAAGAAGTCAGCTTTTTTGTACTCTACGATGGCAAAACGCCTGTAAGTTTTGGTTACGCAAGAGACTATAAAAAACTTTATGATAATGACAAGGGGCCTAATACAGGCGGCATGGGAGCTTATTCCAGTCAAGATTTATTAGATTCTAACCAAAAACAGCTCATTATGTCTAATATTATCCATCCCACACTTACCGCCTTGAGAAATATCGGGCTGCCCTACAAGGGTATTTTATTTGCTGGTATTATGCTAACTCCTAGCGGACCAAAATTACTCGAATATAATGTACGGCTAGGGGATCCAGAATGCCAAGCATTGTTACTAAGATTAAATAGCGATATATTACAACTATTTATTGCAACAATTAACGGTACCTTAGATAGTGAAGAACCTAACTGGTACGAATATTATAGCATAAATATTGTCTTAGCCTCCAAAGGCTACCCTTACAATTCATACCCAGGCAAAAATATTGACTTACAAGATTTCATAGATAAGTATAACAAATTGCCTAACTTACATTTATTTTTTGGCAATATTATACAGCCCAATATACATCGGGCTGTACTAAAACCCCAAGGCGGCCGCTTATTGAACATAGCAGCAATAGGTGCTAACCTCGAGGAAGCACAAGCCCTAGCCTACCGTGCTTGTGCCGATTTAGACAAATATAATTTACATTATAGAAAAGACATAGGAAAAAAATTATAA
- a CDS encoding YcxB family protein, with protein MLAAVVSLALLHNHFTVYNSLQILLHAALLYLFIIVSLISLELLVVIPLKMRHIVKNSNFSYEPQTIWWNEYGIAILTAKLKRSYPLRLFYGWKDLTDYILLYLTEHQYSILPKRAFTDEQKQDLISTLDKMLARKL; from the coding sequence ATGCTGGCAGCAGTTGTATCTCTAGCTCTTTTGCATAATCACTTTACCGTGTATAATAGTTTGCAGATATTGCTGCATGCGGCCTTGTTGTATTTATTTATAATAGTTAGCCTCATTAGTCTGGAGCTATTAGTTGTGATCCCCTTAAAAATGCGACATATAGTAAAAAATAGTAATTTTTCTTATGAGCCGCAAACTATTTGGTGGAATGAGTATGGTATAGCTATTTTGACAGCAAAATTGAAGCGTAGCTATCCTTTGCGCTTGTTTTATGGTTGGAAAGATTTAACCGATTATATCTTGCTTTATTTGACGGAGCATCAATATAGTATTTTGCCCAAACGTGCTTTTACTGATGAGCAGAAGCAAGATTTAATTTCTACTTTAGACAAGATGTTAGCACGGAAATTATAA
- a CDS encoding DUF6101 family protein, producing the protein MKENITQQASEEIRLDPRAFPQRIKYNCAETGNMRYCVLHADKVILYCILAPNVSTLPKVFPIRDFKGVVAHIISQGASDKSIALSLLHKDLVLSIPLFISKNLKSALLNWHLWANIYDVPMYLFQDLGKLVLISDKDSFCGLGSSSAVSLFSLRMSSKVIDLHLGGKRVIL; encoded by the coding sequence ATGAAGGAAAATATTACACAACAAGCTTCTGAAGAAATACGGCTAGACCCTAGAGCTTTTCCGCAACGAATTAAATATAATTGTGCGGAAACAGGTAATATGCGCTACTGTGTTTTGCATGCGGATAAGGTAATATTGTATTGTATCTTGGCTCCAAATGTAAGCACATTGCCCAAAGTTTTTCCTATCCGAGACTTTAAAGGGGTGGTAGCTCATATAATCTCCCAAGGGGCTAGCGATAAATCGATAGCATTGAGTTTATTGCATAAGGATTTAGTTTTATCTATACCTTTATTTATATCTAAAAATTTAAAAAGCGCGTTACTAAACTGGCATTTGTGGGCAAATATTTATGATGTTCCTATGTATTTGTTTCAAGATTTAGGTAAGCTTGTGCTAATAAGCGATAAAGATTCATTTTGTGGTTTAGGTTCTTCATCAGCAGTTTCTTTATTTTCACTGCGTATGTCTAGTAAAGTCATAGACTTGCACCTTGGCGGAAAACGGGTTATCTTGTAG
- a CDS encoding FAD-binding oxidoreductase, translating into MSAINFLNKIGHILSSQQILHRAEDTELYRLSPRGFYEHKLTAVLLPETTQQVAAIMRAAYETKTSIIPQGGNTGLVGAQQGVVGQENIVLSLKRMDKIINIDAANFTVLLEAGVILENLHAELGKRSLYFPLQLASQGSCCIGGNLSTNAGGTAVLAYGSMRDLCLGLEVVLPDGRVLNDLRFVKKDNSGYDLKNLFIGAEGTLGIITKAVLKLWPQPRQRQFAYIACENLKQVLAVFAKARQAFGQELEAYELLSDFAMQLSLQYLNKTSLFTKQHAWYVLLGLACLDNEAKGHLRLEDLLQNALAVGLIQDAVVAQNQVQENYFWQLRENVSAAQKHVGVSIKNDISVPINNMVEFLKFGASIVAQHCPTARIVCFGHIGDGNLHYNILVPAGYTAQENAEFLDLWQPISAALNTLVVQLGGSIAAEHGIGQLKRSALEIFKDPVAYTLMLSIKQQLDPHNIMNPHKILNL; encoded by the coding sequence ATGTCGGCGATAAATTTTTTAAATAAAATTGGCCATATTTTATCTTCGCAACAAATTTTGCATCGTGCTGAAGATACAGAGCTCTATAGACTATCGCCGCGGGGATTTTATGAGCATAAATTAACAGCGGTTTTGTTGCCTGAAACTACGCAGCAAGTAGCGGCTATTATGCGTGCGGCCTATGAAACAAAAACCTCAATAATTCCTCAAGGCGGCAATACAGGCTTAGTAGGTGCTCAACAAGGCGTAGTTGGACAGGAAAATATAGTACTATCGCTAAAGCGCATGGATAAGATTATAAATATAGATGCTGCTAATTTTACTGTATTACTAGAAGCGGGTGTAATTTTAGAAAATTTGCATGCAGAATTAGGTAAGAGAAGTTTGTATTTTCCTTTGCAATTAGCTTCGCAAGGTAGTTGTTGTATAGGAGGTAACCTTTCTACAAATGCTGGCGGCACAGCAGTCTTAGCTTATGGCTCTATGCGAGATTTGTGCTTGGGGTTAGAGGTGGTTTTACCAGATGGCCGAGTTTTAAACGATTTGCGTTTTGTTAAAAAAGATAATAGTGGGTATGATCTTAAAAATTTATTCATTGGCGCCGAAGGTACATTGGGCATAATTACTAAAGCTGTTTTGAAACTATGGCCACAGCCCAGGCAAAGGCAATTTGCCTATATCGCTTGCGAAAATCTAAAACAAGTCTTAGCAGTTTTTGCCAAAGCTAGGCAGGCCTTTGGCCAAGAGTTAGAGGCTTATGAATTGCTTTCAGATTTTGCTATGCAATTGTCGCTGCAATATTTAAATAAAACGTCGCTATTTACTAAGCAACATGCTTGGTATGTTTTATTAGGTCTTGCTTGTTTAGACAATGAAGCCAAAGGGCACCTGAGATTAGAAGATTTGCTACAAAATGCTTTAGCAGTGGGTTTGATACAGGACGCTGTTGTCGCGCAAAATCAGGTGCAGGAGAATTATTTTTGGCAACTTCGTGAAAATGTATCTGCCGCCCAAAAACACGTAGGTGTTTCTATAAAAAATGATATATCTGTACCCATAAACAATATGGTTGAATTCCTTAAGTTTGGTGCTAGCATTGTTGCGCAGCATTGCCCTACTGCTCGTATAGTATGTTTTGGTCATATTGGCGACGGCAATTTACATTACAATATTTTAGTCCCAGCAGGTTATACTGCACAAGAGAATGCTGAATTTTTGGATTTATGGCAACCCATAAGTGCGGCTTTAAATACGCTTGTTGTACAATTGGGCGGTTCAATCGCTGCAGAGCATGGTATAGGTCAACTAAAGCGCTCTGCTTTAGAAATTTTTAAAGACCCGGTGGCTTATACCTTAATGTTGTCTATAAAACAGCAATTGGATCCTCATAACATTATGAATCCACATAAAATATTAAATTTATGA
- a CDS encoding L-threonylcarbamoyladenylate synthase: MMRDNIITANNINIAALVKALLAEEVVALPSETVYGLAADATSNAAVKKIYNIKNRPSYNPLIIHVCDIAMVREYCIVSEFAYYLMHYFWPGALTLVLPLKAKHQLAAAVTAGLTTVAVRSPKGLFNKIIKDFGKPLAAPSANKSGGISPTNAMAVAQDIGDKLDLIVDGGACEIGIESTIVKLDGNVLRILRHGGITKEALVAALKAFNATSGLDPIILGLSGNSATIEAPGMLSSHYAPRSLMRLGITEIKTGEVLLAFGQQQCAHVERALKILNLSKSGNLKEAALNLYYYLKCLDACNPTAIAVQNIPQYDLGVAINDRLARAAAPRI; the protein is encoded by the coding sequence ATGATGCGCGATAATATTATAACGGCAAATAATATAAATATAGCAGCTTTGGTTAAAGCTTTGTTAGCTGAAGAAGTGGTAGCCTTACCCAGCGAAACCGTTTATGGGCTTGCTGCAGATGCCACTTCTAATGCGGCTGTAAAAAAAATATATAATATAAAAAATCGACCTAGCTACAACCCATTAATAATACATGTTTGCGATATTGCTATGGTAAGAGAGTATTGTATAGTAAGTGAATTTGCTTATTACCTAATGCATTATTTTTGGCCCGGTGCTTTAACTTTAGTTTTGCCGCTGAAAGCGAAGCATCAGCTTGCCGCTGCTGTAACGGCTGGCTTAACTACTGTAGCTGTTCGGAGTCCCAAGGGGTTATTTAATAAGATAATAAAAGATTTTGGCAAACCATTGGCGGCTCCTAGCGCCAATAAATCTGGGGGTATTAGCCCCACTAATGCTATGGCGGTAGCGCAGGATATTGGTGATAAGCTTGATTTGATAGTTGATGGTGGTGCTTGTGAAATTGGTATTGAATCTACTATAGTGAAGTTAGATGGCAATGTATTGCGTATTTTGCGTCATGGAGGTATTACTAAAGAAGCGCTGGTTGCAGCATTAAAGGCCTTTAATGCTACTAGTGGGTTGGATCCTATTATCTTAGGTTTGTCCGGTAATAGCGCAACTATAGAAGCACCTGGAATGTTAAGCTCACATTATGCTCCGCGTAGTTTAATGCGGCTGGGGATTACAGAAATTAAGACTGGTGAGGTTTTATTAGCTTTTGGTCAACAACAATGTGCTCATGTTGAGCGAGCTTTGAAGATTTTAAATTTGAGTAAGAGCGGAAATTTAAAAGAGGCTGCCTTGAATTTATATTATTATTTAAAATGCCTAGATGCTTGTAATCCCACTGCCATTGCTGTGCAGAATATACCACAATATGATCTAGGCGTGGCTATTAACGATCGGCTGGCTAGGGCTGCGGCTCCGCGTATTTAA